TAAATGAAACTAATCCTATGAGGAAGAGGAACTAGTAGCATTTCAATATTTACATATTCAAGTACAGGTTTTGTTCAAGGTCTACTGAAATCAGAAGGCGACAGCGGTTAAATATAACTACGAAGTGGATTACAGAAGATTGGAAAATTGCCTCCTGTTCCAGAAAAAAGTTATGGTTTTCAGTATGAGGTATCATTTAGAACAAGACCTAGAATAATATGAACAAATTGTCAATGTATGACAGGGAGACATCAATCTGATGACTAAAGACCATCATTGAGGATGTATTGCCTCTCAAACCCTTGATGTCATTTTGACAGAACAGAAACTATTTGAAACCCAATTTTACCAAAATACTTATAAATAGTACCAACTAGCTGCTATGACTTCAGAGATTATGTTCATAGAAACAAATATGTCATGCATGTTCCAGCATATTCAATTCTTCAGGCATTACATGAGGGGTATCAACAATAGCAGTCATATAAGCTTCATAACCATATTACTCTAAGATGGGACATGTTCACATATCAGCTCTAGCAAGTAGTAACCATATAAAGTTCCTGTCTATTTACGAGTATATATTTGTGGCACAAGAAGTGAACTACACTATCTGCAATAAACTTAAATTTTAATAGCAAGGAAAATATAAAgcatgagaaagaaaaaaatcttGCAAACATGGAGGAGACAATCAGTCATTGGAAATAATTGTTACCTAGGATCATTTCCAGATAAAGATAGATAAACCCAGCCAGTTGGCTTGACAAGCTCCACAGTCTTGATCTCCTAAAGTAAATTTGTAATAGGCAATGCTAAACTTAAATTTGTAAAAAGAGTGAGCCTACGAACGAAGGGGGTGGCTAAAAAAGGGAAACAAAAATGAGCCATACCTTCAAGTTGTGAAATCCATCACCGGCACGAATGGAGATCTTACTAGGGGTATAACTCTCATCAAGCTTAAAATCCACATAGAGTACAACCaactgaaaaaaaattatatatacaaaaaaaggTTCTTAGTGCTACGTTTCTAGGAAAATAAAAGAGTAAACAGAATTTcacatttcaaaaataaaaggaTCGAATATCCATACTTGcagtttttctttcttttggaATTGAATGTTCACTAGATGAGGCTGTGCACCATCCGATCTAACACATGCACacataaacataaaaataaagtaataaaaaaattgattaattgatttcaTGGAATTGGAAGccagaaattaatatatatatattgaatcgATTAGGGTTTGGTTAATTTACTGCCAGAAGGTATCAAGATTATCGTCCCGCAAAGAAGAGACGCCATTGCCAGATTTGCAAGAACTAACACTCCAAGCAGCCTTCTTGCCCATTTCTCTGAGGAAATCATCTACAATCAGATGTTGATTACCTCCTGTgatttttccttcttcttctccctctGATAGCTCTGTTGCCATCTTCTATTATGCTTTGCAAATGTAAAAATTAAATT
The DNA window shown above is from Euphorbia lathyris chromosome 1, ddEupLath1.1, whole genome shotgun sequence and carries:
- the LOC136204633 gene encoding anaphase-promoting complex subunit 10 encodes the protein MATELSEGEEEGKITGGNQHLIVDDFLREMGKKAAWSVSSCKSGNGVSSLRDDNLDTFWQSDGAQPHLVNIQFQKKEKLQLVVLYVDFKLDESYTPSKISIRAGDGFHNLKEIKTVELVKPTGWVYLSLSGNDPRETFVNTFMLQIGVLSNHLNGRDTHVRQIKVYGPRPNPFPHQPFQFTSREFITYANVR